A stretch of DNA from Longimicrobium sp.:
GCCGAGCGCGAACTGCTCACCTGCTGCGGATCGCGCGAGTGGGCGCGCCGCGTGGCATCGTGCCGGCCCTACGCCGACGCCGCGGACCTCATGGAGAACGCGGACGGCGTGTGGCGCGCGCTGGACGAGGCGGACTGGCGCGAGGCGTTCCGCGCACATCCCCGCATCGGCGAGAAGAAGGCGGATTCGGGGCAGACGGACCGCGAAAAGGCGTGGTCCAGCGGCGAGCAGGCCGGCATGCTTTCCGCCGCCGCGCAAACACAGCAGGCACTGGCGGAGGGGAACCGCCGGTACGAGGAGCGCTTCGGCTACATCTACATCGTCTGCGCGACCGGCAGGACGGCGGAGGAGATGCTGAACCTGCTCACCGAGCGGCTGTCCAACGATCCCGCGGCGGAAATCCTCGTCGCCGCCGAGGA
This window harbors:
- the uraD gene encoding 2-oxo-4-hydroxy-4-carboxy-5-ureidoimidazoline decarboxylase produces the protein AERELLTCCGSREWARRVASCRPYADAADLMENADGVWRALDEADWREAFRAHPRIGEKKADSGQTDREKAWSSGEQAGMLSAAAQTQQALAEGNRRYEERFGYIYIVCATGRTAEEMLNLLTERLSNDPAAEILVAAEEQRKITRIRLAKLLSD